The DNA segment atacgattgtttaaatactaaactccaacagaatccaccagcactgaagcaagtgagatttgagtgatggtcgttggtgttgatacccacggatctgaccacacgaccattcatatagacttttgctcggaaagttagaaggctatataggtcatgataagatgaaacatgccgaaacacattgcaagaaaaggatagcaatataacaatcagttttaatacgccatctattgatcaaaccaataaAGCTGtgaagctttcattttttttctatggatattcaattttccagtcgtttaagcttaatctgtggcgcttgggaactCATCGTTacattgctatccttttcttgcaatgtgtttcgacaagtttcatcttatcatgacctatatagccttataactttctataaaaaaatctatatgattggtcgtgtggtcagatacgtgggtatcaacatcaacgaccattactcaaatcttacttgcttcagtgctggtagtttccgttggagtttagtattttaaacaatcgtatcgccgttctagttctagcgatgcataacttcaatgcgaaaccatgcaacagtacagaggaaatgagaaagctctcctccaagcgatgaagctcaactggttggggttatcccaccaacagagagcgccaccagcttttttgctatttttagaatgcatgagtcgtttgccgtctgctaaacgaagtctttctatattccgtttaggtagagaacttgagtcatttagaagccgtttagtggtcgtttagtggatttgtggcacttgggttgaTTCCAACGAGTTtcgctgcgctggactgaaaccccctcccgctcgtttctttcttaGCGCGCTGTGCACTTCCCTTTACacggacttggtgcacccgaatcaaaagaaaaactttagcacatcaaacttggtttattTTGTGATATTTGTGGGGCTTGGCTAAAACGATGTTGTacttatttaaaacaatacaataatataatttattaatcCTAAGCCCTTTTTGTGCGTGACCGTCCCGCTCGGCCGCCTTATTCCAATAGAGCACGATCGTCCTTTCGATCGTGCTGAGTGGCCTCTCGGCTCGCTGAGTGACCAGCCAGTCGCAGCCGCACTGTATACGCAGGTTGACTCACTTTCCGTAATTCGCCCTAAAACGCCTCCATAACAGTTTATAaattttttatcacttttattgcaaataaaagcacatttcaattcatagcttcacacaatcttgcttcaaaccacacacattatttataaaagacgcacactttttcattctctttgctagtagggtaaaaagaaattgatcgttaaaataattgattaaccctattccaggcaaccggCTACCTGGGTAGCCAAATCGATTTTGATTGCTCATTTCTCTGATTCTAGGAATCCGATtgacttgaaatttggaaCATGTGTGTAATCCACAGCCATCTTTTACTGGaatttttgtagatttttttgaGTATAATAAACCTGTTTTTTagaattaaatttttcaatacccctattccaggcaaccgggctacccgggtagccagCAACTTAGGAAGCTTATAGCAACTTAGGAAGCCAAATAATCTGGCGACACTGCTTGCAATCATGCCAGCGTTACGTTGGGTTACGCTGCGTTACACATAGGAGACACAGGGTGTCTATCCTTTTCATTGATTTAAACAGTACCAAACAGTGAGCTCACTGGAAGCCTATcccattttgtgttttttgctctctacaaatttatgaaaatacATTTAGTTGAAATGATTTAGGCATGGTTTTAACCGACGCAACTTTCCAATGCGTGGTCCGTTATTTGCCGTTGCACTTATGATATAAAGCATAGGCCAATGATAgttatgaaatttattttttattctttgatGTAAAATAGGTTTAAAAACCATACACATTCTTCATTTGATCAAACGTCTGCTGTACTACAATTAACTACTTCGTTGTGTGATTTAGCTTGGGTAATGGGATAAATTCACGATCACTTTCACGCAATACGCCTGGAGGAAAGAAGCCTAGCAGTGCCGCTGCATGCTCCTTCAGCAGCTTTATCCTTTCTTCCTCCAGAATTTGCTGTCTTCGATTTTCtgcttgtttttgtctttcttCTTGCTCCATCAAACTCTTCACTTCTTCCGTCCTTatctttcttctctcttcGAGCAATTCATGAACTGCACGCCTATATTCCATCATCTTACGACGACGCTTCTCGTTGGACATAATGTCGATACGATCTCGCTCAGCCCACGCCTGAATTTGCTGCTCCTGGAACCGTTTTTCTTCCTCTGCTTGTAACTCCCTTTGACAATTATTCTCGGAAAGCTGTTTCTCGAGGTCCAGTCGTATCGCAATTCTTTTCCGAATCTGTTCCTCCAACTGTTGCTGACGCTGAATCTCTTCTTTCTCGTTCCGTTCCGCCATGTATAGCTCTTGCAGCATTTCTTCGCGATTTCTTTGCTCATTCTAAAATTTTAAGAATTAAATTAGTTTGTCACAAGTTAAATAGGTCACAATTCCCCATATTAAACCAATACGTACTATTTCTTTTTCCAAGGTCGCTTTCATGGCCTCATTAAGCTGCATTCGTTTCTGGTCAATTTCTTCCTTTTGCGTTTGTTCCATCTGTTTTAACATATCCTTTTCTTCGATATATTTTCGTATCCGCTCGTTTTCTTCCTCATCCAGTAGTAATTGTCGAGCTTTCCACGTTTCCTTGGCCTCCTGAAAATGTTCCATTTCTTGACGCGTGcaccgttgttgttgtagctTCCGTTGAACTGCTTCCAAATGTTCATCTTGTATCTTCTTCACCACTGCATCCAAATATGTTTTCTCCATAAGAAACTCTTCATACAGACATTTCTTTTCTAAGCGCCCATCATGCATTTGTTGCTGTAGTGCCGAACGAAGAATTCGCTTTTCATTTTCCTCGCACGCTTGCTTTTGCTGCATGTATGCTATGTTTTCGTCCTTCAGCCTTTGCATTTCATCCATCTCTTTACGGGCCTGCAACCGTTCAGCTTTCTTTCGCAGTTCTGCTTCCGCTAGTTGGGCAGCGATACCTTTTGCTACATATGCAGCGCGCAGTTTTGACTCAAGTTCCCGCATTTCTTGATTCGACTCGCGTAGCTGCTGTCGTAGCTTTTCTTCGTTGATTTTTTGACGATTTGCTTCCTGCAAACGCCGTGTCTGTTCCTGTTCTTCTATCAACCATTGCCGCCGTTGTGCCTCTTGCTTAAGAGCGATTCGCTGCTGGTCGTTTTCTCGCTCGCGTATTGCCTGTTCTGCGGCCTGTTTCGtccatttttccaaacaattgcGCTCTATTTGATTCAAATCTTTTTGATAATTTGCATTGAGCCGGTTGCTTTCAACGGCTCGGCTGAGAGCATTTTGTTTCaactgttgttgtttatgGCGTGTGGGATGCTACGGCAAACAAAAGGTAAGTGTAAATTTTCAGCGATGTTAAACAAACTCATACCCAACAATTACCATTGTTTTATGAACATTAACTTTGGATTAATTTACATGAACACCAAACCTCATTTGGTTCATTCAGAAAACTACACATCGTTTTACTGATTTCTATGGCAACATTTGTTAGCGCATTGCTATCTCTGCTTTGACAGCCGTAgtcaatgtgtgtgtatgtgttttgttttatttacctGGCAAGTGTTGCCAGATTCATTTGCGTAACCTCAAACGACATGTAAGGCAATACGGGGCAAAGTGGACATACAGTACACTCATTATTTAGCATTTATTACTTCGGttaaataaactaaaagaCAATGAAAACGTTTATTGGAGTGCTACAGGGTTTTctaattgaataaataacGTTTGCCATTGTTCTCAAGACGTTTTATTTCGATGTCAATATTTTCCACAGCTTactacccaagtgccacaaatccactaaaggaccactaaacgggttctaaaagactcaagctctctacctaaacggaatatagaaagacttcgtttagcagacggtggacgactgatgcattctaaaaatagcaaaaagctggtggcgccatctgttggaggaatacccaaccagtggagcgctttcctcgcttggagagcTTTCTCCTTCCCTCTGCACTGTTATTTCTCATTTGTACGGGTTTctcattgaagttatgcattgCTAGAACTAGAatggcgatacgattgtttaaatacaggcggtccccgagatacacggtacctcttatacgcggattcggagatacacgattttctaaatttgacagttctttgagtaaattgtactgatttgacacatctattgtaaattgccaaataatttccgtttcgatctatttcaaaaggtttaaaactgttatattcagtcagaatcatatcaaataattaataaagtgactaaaaccgcccccccacttgcaaaattacacgaatattttgcatttgttagggtttaattagttttaagtctgttttatttagccttgatggcggatattgaattaataagtgaaatgaaatgaaatgaaatattagtgatattttagctggaaatcacgagattcgacttacgcggaaattcgagatacgcggtacccaagtgccacaaatccactaaatgaccactaaacggcttctaaacgactcaagcactctacctaaacggaatatagaaagacttcgtttagcagacggcaaacgactcatgcattctaaaaatagcaaaaaaaagctggtggcgctctctgtttatgggataccccaaccagttgagcttcatcgcttgcaggagagctttctcatttcctctatactgttgtatggtttcgcattgaagttatgcatcgctagaactagaacggcgatacgattgtttaaatactaaactccaacggaaaccaccagcactgaagcaagtgagttTTGAGTAAtggttgttgatgttgatacccatgtatctgaccacacgaccattcatacagatttttgctcggaaagttagaaggctatataggtcatgattagTGTTGGGTCAAGTAGTTCTTTTGGAAGAGCGGAGGGCTCCGCTCTCGCTCTTTAAAATGTGCGGTGCGTTTGAGGTAGCTCCGCACGGAGCGCTGcacacaggagcgattgtgcgatgcacTCCCAGGAGCAAAATTTCGCACCACAAGCAGCGTTGCACGCAGGGCTGCGTATGTACTATGCACTTCCAGGAGCGAAAtttctctcccgctcccaGGAGTGCTGCTGGATAAGTTGAAACAATGAACTAGAAGATGTGCGTTTGAAAGCTTCGCACAGAAAATGATTTAAAGCCTTGCCGAATGTGAGCGGAATGCGCCAATTATTTTTACTCACCTGTTTGAAAGAACATATTTTCTTATGGGTCGAGTGACAATGGCTTATACAacgtaaaggccgggctacattgatcgtactcgcaagcgtaattttgattttcactagcgcatctggcggcggctgtcgGAAGCAAATTGGTAAACAAATtgaagccgcttcagaaaatatgtaatttttccatgttttttacttaatttggatgagaaaagttttgtaaaaggtagatgcacatgtcttgcacgcattccatccattttcatggcaaaaaacgatggaaaaactacttaattttgagatccggcacgaccattccctcgacgaccaaaaaaagcttcggtcagccgccgccagatgcgctagtgaaaatcaaaattacaccagagagtacgatcaatgtagcccggccttaatacATACATAATTGTCCTTTGCGGAATGGATTTAaactaaaattgattttgaatATGTTTGGTGTGGTATGTGTTTATATGAGTTCGTATATGTTTATTATAAATTCAAATtgaaaggccgggctacattgatcgtactctctggtgtaattttgattttcactagcgcacctggcggcggctgtccgaagcatttttccaaacaatttgaagccgcttcagaaaatatgtaatttttctatgattttaacctaatttggacaagaaaagttttgtaaaaggtagatgcacatgtcttgtacgcattgcatccattttcatggcaaaaaacgatgaaaaaacaacttaaatttgagatccggcacgaccattccctcgacgaccaaaaaaagcttcctccagccgccgccagatgcgctagtgaaaattgaaattacagcagagagtacgatcaatgtagcccggcctgaATACAGTAATAGAAGTACAGTAtagtcgcgacggacgaagctgggactatatagtaccggtactcacatacgtctctgagacatggatactgtccaaatctgacgaaaccctcttagccgcgttcgagaggaagatgctcagaaggatacttggccccgtatgtgtggaaggacaatgggggagccgctataatgacgagctatacgagatgtacggggCCTTACTGttgtgcagcgtatcaagctcgccaggctggccatgttgtacgtaTGGAAAAGGACGAAACGTTGTacgcccgtaaagtctttttaggccgtccacaagaacggaggtaggcccaaattgagatGGCAAgttggcgtggaggcgtccgccattaaggccgggataacggattggcagacgaaggtgcgagaccgtgagcggtttcggacactcctgaggcaggccaagaccatAAAGATGTTGAAGCGCcggataagaagaagaagaaggagcgATGCTCCTAATACCTCGTAGAATGCCGAATCAAAAGCATTATTTAAATATCGCGCACTACCAGCAGACTTTTTTttcagcttacagaacaacagtcccGAACTTCCctttaggaaattactccgaGAAAAGTTCACGACTCCAGTTTGTTTGAGGGATTTGTTGATAGATCAGGCCACTTTTTCCACCttgtcaaaattcaactttTTGATCTTTGTATTCTCATAGAATCTCTCGTCTATTCTTGAACAATGTCATAGGgcctcttcttttttgtttattaaaaagcCAAGTCGTGGCCAGATATTGGTCTTCGTAAAGTGCCCAATCAGCGTCGAGCAAGTAATAgcataaaggccgggctacattgatcgtactctctggtgtaattttgactagcgcacctggcggcggctgaccgaagcaaacaatttgaagccgcttcagaaaatatgtaatttttccatgtttttaaccTAATTTGGACAagaaagttttgtaaaaggtagatgcacatgtcctataagcattgcatccattttcatggcaaaaaacgatggaaaaacaacttaaatttgagatccggtacgaccattccctcgacgaccaaaaaaagtttccaccagccgccgccagatgcgctagtgaaaatcgaaattacacttgggagtacgatcaatgtagcccggccttaataaATGGCTGCTATGTTGACCGGTGTTTACTCGCATATGTCCATGATTTCTCTAAGTTTTGAATGGTTTATATATACCCTTATTTTAGGTTTAGAATAACCTTATTTTAGGTATTTTATGAAATccattcatcaccaattgatgtaaaaagtcaaataaatcaacaaatctgtgtccatctttcccgcTTGGGTGTCAGGATAATTACATTTCTGGtggaaacaatattttttattgctttcattgCCGTTCTTTCGCCAGGTTTTAGTTTGGATACTGTattgttgaattatttaattatttaattatgatCTAGTTACGCTAATTACTTGTATAATGTATTTATGAGAAGTTTCCATCTTACTACTATCTCTCTACAGTGGAACCCCTCATAACATGTTTAAACTGTTCCAATGACTCACTCGTTATGCGGGAGACTCTTTTTCATagaatttgtatgaaaagttATATAATTGGTTCCAGATCAAGAAAAGTGCAGGTAAATAAAGATTATATCCATCCCAACCATACAGAACACCTCCAAATGGCAACAGTAATCCATTGATCAATTCTTAGTATCGAAATGTTTGCGTTCATGATCAAGTAGATCAAGAATACATGCAAGAACACACTCAACAATCGTGTGTTCTCACACTTGAGTGAAACACAAGCTTCTTAGGGAGGTACACTACACACTAAAATCCACTTCCTGCCCATTGCCACGGCCGAAGCCGAATAGTGCCTCCAATATCGTCAAataagaaggaaagaaatggAGCATTTCAACTGAAGATACTACCTCACTTACTCCACCTTTCGATAAGCGCAGCAAAACTCTCAGCTCCGTTATCTGATCTGAAAAGAGTTATCTGGTCGTGGAGTGGACGCGCCTCCGTACTGCCCCGgctttttcaatttttgtatgacttcgtgAGTTTTGGGCTGGCAGGGGATGTTAATGGGTCACCAGCCTTGCACTTTTTCGCCACACTTAAACTTGCCTCTTTTGGAAATAGAAAACTCACTCAACTTCTTGAAACTCACACAATGATCACGATTTCTTAccgggaagaaaaaagaaattgctcgttatgcgagatTTTCCTCGTTAAGAAGGGTATTCGTTGAGCATTTAGATTAGCTCGTTATGTCGTTAATTAAAAATTCGTTATATGGGGAACTCGTTATGAGGGGTTCCACTGTACATTGAAAAAAGggttaaatatttttacataaatttaGTGTAAACAATTCCATGCTTCGATGTTAATTCTACTACCTATACTATAGAAATTTTACCTGTCAATGTTCCATGGGAAAGAAGATCTATGAATTCCATAAGTTCgatgagtttgacagttagtCCATACGATTTGGCAACAAATGCTCCCGTAACATTTTCATAGACCCGGGCCTAAAAACCAtcttttcaaattcaaacatCAGCTACCGTACCCCCCAGCTGATTTTCCGTTTCCCAATTCACGCTGACAATCTTAACGCAAATACATTCTCCCGACACGAGTGCGCCCGCGAGCACTCCGCTACGTACAAAAGGAAAATGAGCACAGCAAAAGGAATTCTCTCACAACCGAGAGATGCGAATGTGCGATTCTTCAGCCTGAAGGAAATAGCATACAATAATTAACAACAAAGATGAACCACAACGGCTATAGATAACCGGATGTTGAATGCAAAGTAATGTTGAGAAAACTAAAGGCGAGCAATAATTCTCGGATTATAGCATTGGAAGGTTTTAAATTGAATGAGAATAAGGCGAGATAAAAGAGAGTCGAAGAGAggcagaagagaaagagagattgAAAAAGCGAGAGATAGCAGGGTAAGAACGCAAATGAGACAAATTATTTAGAGAAAAAAGGTGATATTGAAGGAAAGTGTCTGAATCTTAAACGATTAAATAGAGACACCTCTAAGGACAGAGGATTGGAAAATTGCCTTTGCTTCAATTTAGAAAGGGACATACATGCGACATATGATGATTATATCAACCATATCTTCAATCTTACTTCCCCGAAATGGgatgaaaatatttgattgACAGGTTTTTTTAATCCCTCCCCTAAGTATGACGTCCGTAGGATTTGATTTGGTACAATTTATGGACATtacttttctcttttctctcgCCACGAGTGAATCGCGCGCTCCATTTCTCTCATCTGCCCTACAGAAATTCGATTTTTCCTCCAAGTAGGCGAGAAAAACTCACCTACGTGCTCACGAAGAGAGCATTTTCCCAATAAATTCCAACTCGCTCTCATGAATTCTCACCATCTCGCCCTCTCGCGCTCTCTTTCTAGCGCGCGCTGTTCAGTATGAATTTTTCCGTAACAAAATTGGCTCCTCTCGCCGCAACCTCATTGGCCCAGGAGTTGGCGAGAATGGGTCACGAAATCGTTCCGGAGCATCT comes from the Anopheles coluzzii chromosome 2, AcolN3, whole genome shotgun sequence genome and includes:
- the LOC120952353 gene encoding meiosis-specific nuclear structural protein 1-like, producing MHPTRHKQQQLKQNALSRAVESNRLNANYQKDLNQIERNCLEKWTKQAAEQAIRERENDQQRIALKQEAQRRQWLIEEQEQTRRLQEANRQKINEEKLRQQLRESNQEMRELESKLRAAYVAKGIAAQLAEAELRKKAERLQARKEMDEMQRLKDENIAYMQQKQACEENEKRILRSALQQQMHDGRLEKKCLYEEFLMEKTYLDAVVKKIQDEHLEAVQRKLQQQRCTRQEMEHFQEAKETWKARQLLLDEEENERIRKYIEEKDMLKQMEQTQKEEIDQKRMQLNEAMKATLEKEINEQRNREEMLQELYMAERNEKEEIQRQQQLEEQIRKRIAIRLDLEKQLSENNCQRELQAEEEKRFQEQQIQAWAERDRIDIMSNEKRRRKMMEYRRAVHELLEERRKIRTEEVKSLMEQEERQKQAENRRQQILEEERIKLLKEHAAALLGFFPPGVLRESDREFIPLPKLNHTTK